The following nucleotide sequence is from Oncorhynchus kisutch isolate 150728-3 linkage group LG29, Okis_V2, whole genome shotgun sequence.
ttctctcttagTTCGTTCTCTATTCTGTAGACCAGATGTTCCCAAACTTTTGTGttgtcccgtaccccttcaaacattcaacctctggctgcgtaccccctctagcaccagcactctcaaatgtttttttgccatcattgtaagcctgccacacaccaacacactatacgatacattttaTTAAGCATAAGAATGAGTGTTTGTTACAacagctcgtgggaagtgacagcGCTTATAATGATCATCAATAATTTAGATATTCACAATTtgtgatgaacaaataaggttaactcaccacaggttaatgaagggtgtgcttgaaaggatgcacataactctgcaatgttgtattggagagagtctgtcttaaatcattttccacacagtctaCCTGTTTTTAactttcatgctagtgagggctgagaatccactctcacataggtacctGGTTGCAAAGGGCATTAGTGTCTTaagcgatttgccaaggcaggatagtCGGAGCGGAgaccaatccagaaatctggcaatgGCTTCTGAtttttaaattcaattttcacagaaccgcttgttgcaatataaatggactgtttgaaaatgtgaagtaaaaatacgttttttttatttggcgtaccacCGACGGCAGTTTGGGAATAACTGCTGTAGACTGATTTGATTTGGGGGGACTGGTTAAGAGTAAAAATGCTTTACACTTCACACTTGTGCTCTCTGACTGTTGCAGATTCTGCTGTGTTGCTCCAACAATGGCCATTATGATGTTGTGTACCCCAGGAACTACCCCATCCACGCAGCTCTGTGTCAAGGTCTGTACTCTCACTCATCAGAATTCAGaaaaatcagtggaggctggtgggaggagttatTGGAAGACTGGGTCATTGTAATGGCTAGAATGGTATAGATGGAACCGTGTCATACACgtcaaaggtaaggaaaccacatgtttgactcaaTTCCATTCTAGCCATTTCAATGAGCCCTTCCTATAGCTCCTTCCACCAGCTCCACAGCAGTGGATAAATCTTCACTCTAAGTCCTATAATTGCCTACTCATTTATTTTAGTTACTCAATATTTTAAATGATCAGTACTTTCATGTGTAGTGAATAGGAAATATACAACCTTTTTCTCCAACTGGATCCAGCCCTGTTGTATGAGCTGCTGTACACACAAGTCCTTGGTGTCGGCGAGGCAGAGGTGCAAGGAGCCTTGGAAGGGTTCCATGGCGGAGGTCGTCGCTATAGGAACAGCCTGTCGGTGTGCAGTGAGGATGCAGGCTATGACATCCCTGAGGACAGGGGTCAGACTCTGAGGTGAAGTTGTGCTCTGCACACCACTTGATTTCCATAAAGCCCTCTACACTAAACCTAAGTCTTACAGTTGCTAGTTACTTGGGTCATTCCATAAAAATGCATcccttttgcatccctttgatattttaacttgtgcaccaatattgagtTTTAAAAGCCTGTTTATATTAAGTGCccttaatatagaccacatggaaaatTCAATACATACTTTTAACTAAAGACCTGGTAAAGTgccaaaattcagcattttgacatgtcctaCTGTGTACCCTCTGACTTCTAGGAAAACGAACACACTTCATCCCAAAATGGCCACGTTTTTAGCATCATTGTAGATCCCTAGGTATTTTTTTGCTTTGACAgttatttctgaagattattataTACATTGAAAAAAATAAAGATAGGTGTAGATCAGAATCTGGTGCGACCACCATTTGCCTAATGCGGGGTGACATTTCGTTTacgtagagttgatcaggctgttgattgtggagtGTTGCCCCACTCgttaatggctgtgcaaagttgctggatatttccgggaactggaacacagtcGTACACGTCAATtgagagcatcccaaacatgctcaatgggtgacgagTTCGATGAGAATGCAGGCCATGGAGGAGCTGAGACAttttccgtagcttatgcctgcccataccataaacccacctccaccatggggcactctggtgaccctggtgaggacaacgagcatgcagatgagtttccctgagactgtttctgacagtttgtgcagaaattctttggttgtgcaaacccacagtttaatcaggtggctggtttcagacgatcccacagCTTAAGAAGCCGGAcgtggaggtcctaggctggcgtgGTCACGCGTAGTCTGCggtttgtgaggccggttggacgtactgccaaattctctaaaacgacgttggaggcagttcatggtagagaaattaacattacattctctgggaacagctctggtgaacattcctgcagtcagcatgccactgtcgtgttgtgtgacaacactgcagattttagtggccttttttatatgggcctcctgagtggtgcagcggtctatggCTCTGCACCTCAGTGTGCATCACAAAaggttgtgattgggagtcccgtagggagATGCACATTTGGCCCTgtgttgttagggtttggccggggtaggccgtcattgtaaataagaattagttaacggacttgcctagttaaaggttttTCAAAAATGATTATAGACCCTTTTCTGTGTTTGAAACCATTGCCGCACAAGGGCGACGCGCAATTTGTGGCAGACCAAGGAGTTCTTATAGAACGGCAGCCAAAAAACATTAAGCAGATGAgaaccccaaaaatattttgtaaTATAACCGGAACTCTAGGCTGTTGAATGGGATGGCCATGGCTTTCTTGATGCCGCCAAGAGATGCGTGCGACGTCTGTCGTGTGCTGGAAAAGGgtctgcacctgtgtaatgatcgtgccaCGTAggtcaggtggctggattatctCGGCAGAGGAGAAATGTTTGCTAACTGGGATGTaaaccaaatttgagagaaatatgctggAAAATTTCTGGTCTTTCTATTTCAATTCATGAAACATGGGCCCAACActttttacatgttgtgttttttaATGCTttgttcagtaaaaaaaaaatgatttagtGATTCAATTTAAGGTTAAACTTGTCCATTTTTAAAGTCAACACGGTTTGTAATACATTTTCTGAAAGAAACATACAACATCGAATAGTCAAATCGTTGTGTTCAAGTATGAGCTGGTTTTactttctggtgttttgtggtggaaaactgagtggaCTGAGCGTAACACACGTTTTGTGAAGCTTTCATTCAATTGCCTATTCCTATTGcacacaagcttccattcccttTGTCACAAGGGGACTCATGGCTGATGTTTTAAGatgaacacatcaaccctgttacttttatttggcttttttttttttttttatgggaagaaaaaaaagacTCAATGAATAAGGGTAGCCCATGTCTTCCATGCAGGTGAAATAATCAAACTTTCTTTTTTTACTAAGTTATATTACCCAAAAGGGACTCATGTCGTGAAACAACCCACCTACAGTATGCATAAATTCACCAAAGCGTCTATACACTGAgtttaccaaacattaggaacaccgtcctaattttgagttgcacccttttgccctcaacagtctcaattcgtcggggcatggactctacaaggtgtcgaaggcgttccacagggatgctggcccatgttgactccaatgattcccacagttggctggttgttctttgggtggtggaccgttcttgatacacaggaaactgttgcgtGTGGGGAAACCCTGCAGAATTTCAGTTCTTGATACataccggtgcgcctggcaccttctaccataccccgttcaaaggcatctcaatcttttgtcttgcccattcaccctctgaatggcacacatacacactccatgtctcaaggcttaaatccTTTGTCTCGTCCACTTCAgaatctgtgtagatgaagggggatcatggctttcacctggtcagtctaatgtaaagagcaggtgttcttaatgtttagtACACTCCGTGTGTATTGTAGTCATTGTATGAATTTTGTTTCAGGTTTTGGTAAAGTACAATTTTTCTACACTGTTTACTTTCTTGTAGGGATGATTGGGAGTTCAATGGGCACAGTCGCACAGAGGACAAAGCCCGACCCGGAGCAGAGGAAGCAAAGGTGGCAACGTTTTCTATAGCGTCTATTGTTAACACTGAGTTGTAGTttatacaaaacatttttttgacgAAGACTAGATTCTAGGAACACAAATCCAGTTTCTTTCTCTTCCTAAGACTCCAGATGGACCAGCAAAACTCTCTCTCCCGTACAAGGTGCTCAAAGCACTGGATTCTGAGATGTACAGAAATGTCCAGTTTGACGTATGGCATGACAGTCGCAGAGGTATGCCATGTTGCTCCCTTCTGTTGGGGTTTCTTGTGGAACTGCTGAATTAATAATGAGACATTAGTCATAAACGACAAGATTCACACAGAGCAGACCTTTTATCCGTGGGGTTGATATGATTATACTGTACATTCATTTCTTAATGTAGAGCAGTTGTATAATTGGGTGTTCTGGAATGGCATATCATTTCTCTGAAACAGAGATGCAGAAAACTGATTACATGGTGTTTGCTGGAAGACAATACTTCTTGGGAGACAAGTGTCAGGTACAGTAATCTAATTTATCCACTAAATTAAGATTGTTTTgcgaaagaagaaaaaaaatactccAAATGAATAAGGGTAGCCCATGTCTTCCATGCAGGTTCGTCTAGACCCCAAAGGGAAGTATTACAATGCCTTCATTCAGGAGGTGGGCACTCACCCCAGCGCTGTGACAGTGTTCATCGAAGAGCTTGGAGAAAAGTGAGATACCTGTCCCTTTAAAAAACACCCCCAATTGAACTGACTTACACATAGGCACTTCTACACAGCACCCATCAATGTGGGCTTATTTTAGTTTTCTGGCACATTCTTGTATTAGAGCAgtaagaggaactgcccctccctaccgtCAGGCTTTGCTCCAAatctacaccccaacccgagtactccgttctgccacctctgatCTCTTGGTCCTCCCACTAAACCCAGTACAAGGGcttctgtcctggcaccccaattatggaaccagcttccccttgAAACAGAGTCCTTGCTCAacttctgacccccccccccccccccccccccgctctgaCTGcggatagctactttattgaggaaaatgtgcttactgtatgtggttgtcccacctagttaTCTTAAGGTGAATGCACTggaagtcactctggataagagtctgctagatgactaaaatgtaaatataccATCCCAAATGGTTCAGTCATACAGAATGATAGATGCAGTGGTTCACCATCAAGAAGGTGCTCTTTTCAATATTAGGTTTATGagacctctctctaccccacccacCCCTTTCAGACATCTTGTGTCTCTGACTAACTTCAAGCCTGTGAACCCTGTCCCTGCCTGGAACATCACCCCGAGCCGCAAGGGACCATCATACAGCCGGCCTGAGCAGTATCCTGGAGAGATGGGTCAGTATGCCCTTTAACCGTTAGATGGTCTTAGTAAGTTTTTAATAACAATGAACATCGTATTGGCCTTGGACCATTGAAGACCTGTACAACGGTTAGCCCTTCTGTATGTTAGATTCAGAGTTGCGGGGCCGGCGGCGTTTCTTTAAGAAACCCAGAGGGAAGGAGATGCTGATGGTGGCTGGCCTGCCTCCCCGCTTTCAATCAGGCCCTGGCGGCATACCCCCTGGGCGTGCCCCTGGCATGCatgcccccacaccaccaccagagACAATGCCCTACGAACACTATCGGCCTCATCTTCCACCCAGGCCCCCGCGAGGATATGGCCCACCCAGGTTGGTGTGCTTTTAAATTTGACAGATATCACTCTAAAACACCTTTCCGCCACTGCTGTACTTCACCATAACTGAAGGTCATGTTCCTTACCGTTGATTATATTCTGCTGGTATCTATGCTGTTGCCAATCTGGGTTCTGTTCAGAAGTTCAGCCCGTTTCCTGAACAATCATCCCCTCGTTGGGCCGGAGATGACATACTACCCTCACTCAGGAAAACGCTGCTACCACAGCTTCGACAACTACTCATTCAGGTCACGGTAATACGCCTTTTATCGTCTTAGCGATGTCAAGCAGAATGAGCAATTTGAGCTACAGTAACTTTGGATATTACCGGTGGCCCTGCCCATAGAGAATGTAGTCATGGTTCGACATGACGTGGTTTTGTGGTTATAAAAGTATGTGTATTCATTTGAGCTCTTGCAGCCGAAGCAGGCGCCAGATCCCTGCTATCAGCAAGGAGTGCCAGTTCAGCTACGTCTCCGAGGCTGGACAGGAGGCACAGGACATGGATGGAACAATCACCTTCTATGAGATTGAGGGGGGAGATGAAACTGCCTTCCCTCCCTTGTCGGTAACTATGTAGCCAGCCCAGAAGCCCTCAGGCTACAGACTTTGATAGTTGGGAGCATTAGTATTCAAGTCAACCTGCTGTCTACTTTTGTAACTGTCTCTTTAGGGACAGACTGTAGAAAATCCCATGGTTCCAGCACTCCCTACATTCTGGGTGCAGCAGGGGCCGAGCCCCATCGCCACATCTGGTAAACAGGCCTTGACCTCATCAGAGGAGGACGCTGACGAGAGGAGCAATGGTGACGACCAGGGTAGGCCAGCCTGTCCAGTGACGCAGTTTTGAtcacaattatatatattttttgagtcGGAATGTAAATCGGAATGTAAATGGTAAATCCTTGGTGTGTCTCAGGTGAATATTCAGAGGAGTACATCTATACTGGTGAAGGTGAGTGTGTTGACATCACCTGCTTGTGAAGTTTCTGAAGTCGGTGAAGAGCTGGTAGGACAGTCCTTGGCCACCATTTTATTATATGCTGTTCTGTAGATGCATTTTCAACAGATTTCCATTAGGTAAAGACAAATTGGGCTATTCCATTTCCCAACTGATTCTGTCATTTGGTAACAGTCAAGGCTCACAATTGAAGACCCCTTGTACAATATGGATACAAGTTCACAATTGTCTTTTTTAAATCATCTTGCAGACACAGGGTTCCAGAGCCCATCAGTGTATGCTGCGGCAGAGTCCACTGCCAACCTGGTACTCTTCACTTGCTTTTTTGTTAACTTTTAATAACTACAGTTAAACTATAGTTTCACATGTGGGATAATTAGATGTATTGTATAATTTCCCATTCATGCCAATTTACTTGCTTTTTATTGGGGTTGATTGGTTTGATTGCATTCCTGTCTCCATTTGTTTTGCCTGCCTTTACAGACCATTGAAGAGGGAGGATCTCGTGCTAGCTCACCACAAGAGGGCATGGCTAGTTATAGCTACACTCAGTCACAGCAGGTACTAGAAGCTTTACAATCCGCTTTACCCAACTCCTCAATTGTCACATTTTGTCAGAAAAAAACATCAGGTTTTAAGTTTACTCAAACTGTAGAACGTTCATTTTCTTTGGACAAAAGTTACTTGTATGGCTTGACTTTTTAtgtgagtattcagaccccctgctATGGGACTCAATTGtgcggtgcatcctgtttccattgatcatccttaaaatcttgctataacttgattggagtccacctgttgtaaattcaattgtttggacatgatttggaaaggcacacctgtctatataaggtcccacagttgacagtgcatgtcagagcaaaaaccaagccatggggtccaggtttgtgttgaggcacagatgtGAAATgtccaaaaaaatgtctgcagcattgaaggtccccaagaacagtgacCTCCATTCTtcaacggaagaagtttggaaccaccaagactcttccaagagctggctgcctggccaaactgagcaagaaCTTGATGGTCACTGACGGAGATGGTGGatcttctgaaaggttctcccatctctgcagcaccccaccaatcaggcctttatggtagagtggccagacagaagccactcctcagtaaaaggagaaacaagattttctggtctgatgaaaccaaaatggaactctttggcctgaaggccaagtttcacatctggaggaaacctggcaccatccctatggtgaagcgcggtggcagcatgctgtggggatgtttttcaatggcagtgactgggagactagtcaggatcaagggaaagatgaacggagcaaagtaaagagatccttgatgaaaatctgctccagagcacccaggacctcagactggggtaacggttcaccttccaacaggacaatgaccctaagcacgcagccaa
It contains:
- the LOC109873634 gene encoding putative bifunctional UDP-N-acetylglucosamine transferase and deubiquitinase ALG13 isoform X3, with product MFIFYAESYEALHIYSFFIYNILKMQKALKKYFVNMDEYLASIGLYRKMMARDASCLFRAVSEQMYYSQNYHQKIRKDCVTFMRENRCNFEPFVEGSFEKYLERLEDPKETTGQVEIKALSSLYSLCWPCGRRCFLVYRYPGKPPTEITEVDYMEKILLCCSNNGHYDVVYPRNYPIHAALCQALLYELLYTQVLGVGEAEVQGALEGFHGGGRRYRNSLSVCSEDAGYDIPEDRGQTLRDDWEFNGHSRTEDKARPGAEEAKTPDGPAKLSLPYKVLKALDSEMYRNVQFDVWHDSRREMQKTDYMVFAGRQYFLGDKCQVRLDPKGKYYNAFIQEVGTHPSAVTVFIEELGEKHLVSLTNFKPVNPVPAWNITPSRKGPSYSRPEQYPGEMDSELRGRRRFFKKPRGKEMLMVAGLPPRFQSGPGGIPPGRAPGMHAPTPPPETMPYEHYRPHLPPRPPRGYGPPRSSARFLNNHPLVGPEMTYYPHSGKRCYHSFDNYSFSRSRRQIPAISKECQFSYVSEAGQEAQDMDGTITFYEIEGGDETAFPPLSGQTVENPMVPALPTFWVQQGPSPIATSGKQALTSSEEDADERSNGDDQGEYSEEYIYTGEDTGFQSPSVYAAAESTANLTIEEGGSRASSPQEGMASYSYTQSQQVVVKSAVMPAQALTTAPATIFTSSSSSSQTLPAPIASPSNYPQGAPMPPHAMGRQVSSIQVPPSSPWFVNEMGEAVSTIPPPPYSYDSNGNDLPRDGKVLQYYFNLGVQWYQQSYWHSMVQMQQAYQQPNAEQQFQSYSGAPPPSDHTVPQSYPETGRAGPDGQGDVLANGTPLPMDPPSAGAPGTVFYPLLQDQCSQPPLHTYEPYVPMLSATYHYLTPWNSGPAQPHVHASYCPSNHPVNYVTAPTHPGHFIPPSM
- the LOC109873634 gene encoding putative bifunctional UDP-N-acetylglucosamine transferase and deubiquitinase ALG13 isoform X4, translated to MFIFYAESYEALHIYSFFIYNILKMQKALKKYFVNMDEYLASIGLYRKMMARDASCLFRAVSEQMYYSQNYHQKIRKDCVTFMRENRCNFEPFVEGSFEKYLERLEDPKETTGQVEIKALSSLYSLCWPCGRRCFLVYRYPGKPPTEITEVDYMEKILLCCSNNGHYDVVYPRNYPIHAALCQALLYELLYTQVLGVGEAEVQGALEGFHGGGRRYRNSLSVCSEDAGYDIPEDRGQTLRDDWEFNGHSRTEDKARPGAEEAKTPDGPAKLSLPYKVLKALDSEMYRNVQFDVWHDSRREMQKTDYMVFAGRQYFLGDKCQVRLDPKGKYYNAFIQEVGTHPSAVTVFIEELGEKHLVSLTNFKPVNPVPAWNITPSRKGPSYSRPEQYPGEMDSELRGRRRFFKKPRGKEMLMVAGLPPRFQSGPGGIPPGRAPGMHAPTPPPETMPYEHYRPHLPPRPPRGYGPPRSSARFLNNHPLVGPEMTYYPHSGKRCYHSFDNYSFRSRRQIPAISKECQFSYVSEAGQEAQDMDGTITFYEIEGGDETAFPPLSGQTVENPMVPALPTFWVQQGPSPIATSGKQALTSSEEDADERSNGDDQGEYSEEYIYTGEDTGFQSPSVYAAAESTANLTIEEGGSRASSPQEGMASYSYTQSQQVVVKSAVMPAQALTTAPATIFTSSSSSSQTLPAPIASPSNYPQGAPMPPHAMGRQVSSIQVPPSSPWFVNEMGEAVSTIPPPPYSYDSNGNDLPRDGKVLQYYFNLGVQWYQQSYWHSMVQMQQAYQQPNAEQQFQSYSGAPPPSDHTVPQSYPETGRAGPDGQGDVLANGTPLPMDPPSAGAPGTVFYPLLQDQCSQPPLHTYEPYVPMLSATYHYLTPWNSGPAQPHVHASYCPSNHPVNYVTAPTHPGHFIPPSM